A stretch of Prunus dulcis chromosome 6, ALMONDv2, whole genome shotgun sequence DNA encodes these proteins:
- the LOC117631390 gene encoding crossover junction endonuclease EME1B-like isoform X1, producing MSEPIILSDEEDQNALSTPFQPFHCKKRRTQLDPNPIPTVLVLDDDPTPQKQPGPTSTPDFVPETPMSDLAIVKCTKAPSHFQARVSDSEHKFPGVNGLICLESDNEPESGHARKKGKEIESIASGCDVVKDLDWRFSFVESTCSLGDAELAHMSEGNFSQSTLQDDIDQVLDYPENRMDQMGNIMKQRRTTAITDNENITKEATGRRKLTKEERTRLMEEKKLKKIQEKLQREALKAEAAEMKKIQKEKQKWEKGKFALKSIVAEIDSKVVELGSVGGNLLTRFAEKGLTYRITSNPIERSIVWTMTVPEHISQLSPEEIEIQYILLVYEAEEFCNLVINESLLDHVFSVRSRYPSYTVCYLTNRLMAYINKREKELYKNPTNHSGRRLPPVEEALAKLTTNFFKVHSRQCMDEAELAEHVVGLTCSLSSCQFRKKLTRLDVNANGSLIPKDCLDRNLIKKSPWLKALVAIPKVQPRFAIAIWKKFPTMKSLLSIYMDPNISVHEKEFLLKDLTTEGLLGDDRRLGEVCSKRVYRILMAQSGCIKTDDVEDGADFFRH from the exons ATGTCGGAGCCAATCATTCTCTCCGATGAAGAAGACCAGAATGCCCTCTCAACCCCATTCCAACCATTCCACTGTAAGAAACGCCGAACCCAACTGGACCCAAACCCAATCCCTACGGTTCTGGTCCTCGACGACGACCCGACCCCACAGAAGCAGCCCGGCCCCACCTCCACTCCTGACTTCGTCCCGGAGACCCCCATGTCTGATCTCGCAATTGTGAAATGCACCAAAGCCCCTTCCCACTTCCAAGCTAGGGTTTCAGACTCCGAGCACAAGTTCCCTG GTGTTAATGGACTGATATGTTTGGAATCTGATAATGAGCCTGAAAGTGGTCATGCAAGGAAAAAGGGGAAGGAGATTGAATCCATCGCTAGTGGGTGTGATGTGGTGAAGGACTTAGATTGGAGGTTTAGTTTTGTCGAGTCCACATGTTCTCTTg GAGATGCTGAGCTAGCACATATGTCTGAGGGGAATTTTTCACAATCTACTTTGCAAGATGATATTGATCAG GTACTTGATTATCCAGAAAATAGAATGGATCAGATGGGAAACATCATGAAGCAGAGAAGGACTACAGCTATTACTGATAATGAAAACATTACAAAAGAAGCAACAGGAAGAAGGAAGCTGACAAAAGAGGAAAGAACGCGCTTAATGGAAGAAAAGAAGCTAAAGAAGATA CAAGAGAAATTGCAGAGAGAAGCTCTGAAAGCTGAAGCAGCAgagatgaaaaaaatacagaaagaaaagcaaaagtgGGAAAAAGGGAAGTTTGCCCTAAAATCCATTGTTGCCGAGATTGATTCTAAAGTAGTGGAGTTGGGGTCAGTTGGAG GAAATTTGCTTACAAGGTTTGCTGAAAAGGGGTTAACATACCGTATAACATCAAATCCAATTGAAAGATCAATTGTCTGGACCATGACTGTCCCAGAACATATTTCACAG CTTTCCCCTGAAGAAATAGAGATTCAATATATATTGCTCGTGTATGAAGCTGAAGAGTTTTGTAACCTTGTCatcaatgaatctcttttggaTCATGTTTTTAGTGTTCGAAGTCGTTATCCATCGTATACAGTGTGTTATCTTACAAATAGGTTGATGGCATACATTAATAAAAG GGAAAAAGAGCTGTACAAGAACCCGACAAATCATAGTGGCCGGAGACTCCCACCTGTTGAGGAG GCGCTCGCAAAATTGaccactaatttttttaaagtacaCTCCAGGCAGTGCATGGATGAGGCTGAACTTGCGGAACATGTTGTTGGTTTAACATGCAGCCTGTCATCCTGCCAATTTAG AAAGAAGTTAACGAGACTGGATGTAAATGCTAATGGATCCCTTATCCCTAAGGACTGCCTTGAccgaaatttaattaaaaagagcCCATG GTTAAAAGCTTTGGTAGCTATCCCTAAGGTACAGCCACGATTTGCTATTGCTATATGGAAGAAGTTCCCTACCATGAAATCTCTTTTGAGTATTTACATGGACCCAAATATATCA GTTCATGAAAAGGAATTTCTGCTGAAGGACTTGACAACCGAAGGTTTACTTGGTGATGATAGAAGATTAGGTGAAGTTTGTTCCAAGAGAGTGTACAGAATACTTATGGCACAAAGTGGATGCATCAAAACTGATGATGTCGAGGATGGTGCTGATTTCTTCAGGCATTAA
- the LOC117631390 gene encoding crossover junction endonuclease EME1B-like isoform X2 yields MELAVFGISYSSHLIWSLKFGKLDQPLLIQSSKKRSGSIKGVNGLICLESDNEPESGHARKKGKEIESIASGCDVVKDLDWRFSFVESTCSLGDAELAHMSEGNFSQSTLQDDIDQVLDYPENRMDQMGNIMKQRRTTAITDNENITKEATGRRKLTKEERTRLMEEKKLKKIQEKLQREALKAEAAEMKKIQKEKQKWEKGKFALKSIVAEIDSKVVELGSVGGNLLTRFAEKGLTYRITSNPIERSIVWTMTVPEHISQLSPEEIEIQYILLVYEAEEFCNLVINESLLDHVFSVRSRYPSYTVCYLTNRLMAYINKREKELYKNPTNHSGRRLPPVEEALAKLTTNFFKVHSRQCMDEAELAEHVVGLTCSLSSCQFRKKLTRLDVNANGSLIPKDCLDRNLIKKSPWLKALVAIPKVQPRFAIAIWKKFPTMKSLLSIYMDPNISVHEKEFLLKDLTTEGLLGDDRRLGEVCSKRVYRILMAQSGCIKTDDVEDGADFFRH; encoded by the exons ATGGAATTAGCAGTATTTGGGATCTCCTACTCGTCCCACCTCATCTGGTCTCTTAAGTTTGGGAAGCTCGATCAACCCTTGCTAATCCAATCCAGTAAGAAACGAAGTGGCTCGATCAAAG GTGTTAATGGACTGATATGTTTGGAATCTGATAATGAGCCTGAAAGTGGTCATGCAAGGAAAAAGGGGAAGGAGATTGAATCCATCGCTAGTGGGTGTGATGTGGTGAAGGACTTAGATTGGAGGTTTAGTTTTGTCGAGTCCACATGTTCTCTTg GAGATGCTGAGCTAGCACATATGTCTGAGGGGAATTTTTCACAATCTACTTTGCAAGATGATATTGATCAG GTACTTGATTATCCAGAAAATAGAATGGATCAGATGGGAAACATCATGAAGCAGAGAAGGACTACAGCTATTACTGATAATGAAAACATTACAAAAGAAGCAACAGGAAGAAGGAAGCTGACAAAAGAGGAAAGAACGCGCTTAATGGAAGAAAAGAAGCTAAAGAAGATA CAAGAGAAATTGCAGAGAGAAGCTCTGAAAGCTGAAGCAGCAgagatgaaaaaaatacagaaagaaaagcaaaagtgGGAAAAAGGGAAGTTTGCCCTAAAATCCATTGTTGCCGAGATTGATTCTAAAGTAGTGGAGTTGGGGTCAGTTGGAG GAAATTTGCTTACAAGGTTTGCTGAAAAGGGGTTAACATACCGTATAACATCAAATCCAATTGAAAGATCAATTGTCTGGACCATGACTGTCCCAGAACATATTTCACAG CTTTCCCCTGAAGAAATAGAGATTCAATATATATTGCTCGTGTATGAAGCTGAAGAGTTTTGTAACCTTGTCatcaatgaatctcttttggaTCATGTTTTTAGTGTTCGAAGTCGTTATCCATCGTATACAGTGTGTTATCTTACAAATAGGTTGATGGCATACATTAATAAAAG GGAAAAAGAGCTGTACAAGAACCCGACAAATCATAGTGGCCGGAGACTCCCACCTGTTGAGGAG GCGCTCGCAAAATTGaccactaatttttttaaagtacaCTCCAGGCAGTGCATGGATGAGGCTGAACTTGCGGAACATGTTGTTGGTTTAACATGCAGCCTGTCATCCTGCCAATTTAG AAAGAAGTTAACGAGACTGGATGTAAATGCTAATGGATCCCTTATCCCTAAGGACTGCCTTGAccgaaatttaattaaaaagagcCCATG GTTAAAAGCTTTGGTAGCTATCCCTAAGGTACAGCCACGATTTGCTATTGCTATATGGAAGAAGTTCCCTACCATGAAATCTCTTTTGAGTATTTACATGGACCCAAATATATCA GTTCATGAAAAGGAATTTCTGCTGAAGGACTTGACAACCGAAGGTTTACTTGGTGATGATAGAAGATTAGGTGAAGTTTGTTCCAAGAGAGTGTACAGAATACTTATGGCACAAAGTGGATGCATCAAAACTGATGATGTCGAGGATGGTGCTGATTTCTTCAGGCATTAA